The Balneola sp. MJW-20 genome contains a region encoding:
- a CDS encoding response regulator — MIKRKAIIVEDNLILSILYEDYLNEKVFKTAGKIRNGDAAIRLVQKYEPDLVIMDIKLEGEMDGVEAAIKIRTFSDVPIIFITGNSDPLHKERAALVPNSEFLRKPISKEILFMAMDDMLNDAEPDSPS, encoded by the coding sequence ATGATAAAAAGGAAAGCAATTATCGTCGAAGACAACCTTATCCTGTCGATCCTTTATGAGGATTATCTGAATGAGAAGGTATTTAAAACCGCCGGAAAGATCCGTAACGGGGATGCTGCGATCCGCCTTGTTCAGAAATATGAGCCGGACCTTGTGATCATGGATATCAAGCTAGAAGGAGAGATGGACGGCGTTGAAGCAGCGATCAAGATCCGGACATTCTCAGATGTGCCTATCATTTTTATTACCGGTAATTCAGATCCCCTGCACAAAGAACGGGCAGCCCTGGTACCGAATTCAGAATTTCTCCGCAAACCAATTTCTAAGGAGATCCTCTTTATGGCAATGGATGATATGCTGAATGATGCCGAACCGGATTCCCCTTCCTGA
- the aspS gene encoding aspartate--tRNA ligase yields MLFKRSHTCGELTAKNIGEEVVLNGWVGPRRDHGGLIFIDLRDRYGVTQIVFTEKDEKLHEQAEDLRAEYVIGIKGEVISRGEAVNPNLTTGEIEIEVKDMVVYSEAETPPFEIKDDITTSEETRLRYRYLDLRRPELQQKLLMRSKVYESVRSFYHDQDFAEVETPVLMRSTPEGARDYLVPSRVNAGKFFALPQSPQTYKQLLMVSGFDRYFQIVKCFRDEDLRADRQPEFTQIDVEMSFVDEEDIYSYHEALMKKLLKDTVNKDISTPFPRMSYEDAMNTYGSDKPDTRFGLEFADFSEIVKDAEFKVFSGTVANGGGVVGITVPGQGEMGRGAIDRLTDRVKKETGAGGLIYIKMQEDGPLCSVAKFLTEDIVDRMVEKAGAEKGDLVLILAGPKPEVLKQLGQLRLIMGEEYELIDESAFNFLWVTEFPLLEWDEETHRYHAMHHPFTSPKAEDIDKLDEDPGSVNARAYDLVLNGNEIGGGSIRIHDQKTQSRMFELLGIGEAEAREKFGFLLDAFKFGAPPHGGIALGLDRIVMLLTGANSLRDVIAFPKNQKAQSMMDNSPDVVDEKQLDELHISIKRQIREQLK; encoded by the coding sequence ATGTTATTTAAGAGATCTCATACCTGCGGAGAACTTACAGCTAAAAATATAGGAGAAGAAGTAGTACTGAACGGATGGGTCGGACCACGACGTGACCACGGGGGGCTTATCTTTATCGATCTTCGTGACCGTTATGGAGTAACGCAGATCGTTTTCACAGAAAAAGACGAAAAGCTTCATGAGCAGGCAGAAGATCTCCGGGCCGAATATGTGATCGGGATCAAAGGAGAAGTTATTTCCCGCGGTGAGGCTGTCAATCCTAACCTGACTACCGGTGAGATCGAGATCGAAGTAAAAGACATGGTAGTTTACTCTGAAGCGGAGACTCCTCCGTTTGAGATCAAAGATGATATTACCACGAGTGAAGAGACCCGTTTGCGGTACCGCTATCTGGACCTGCGCCGTCCCGAGCTGCAGCAAAAACTGCTGATGCGATCCAAAGTGTATGAGTCGGTGCGTTCGTTCTACCATGATCAGGATTTTGCAGAAGTGGAAACTCCCGTACTGATGAGAAGTACCCCGGAGGGTGCGCGTGATTACCTGGTACCTTCAAGAGTGAATGCCGGCAAATTCTTTGCATTGCCTCAGAGTCCGCAGACCTACAAACAGCTTCTGATGGTTTCCGGCTTTGACCGATATTTTCAGATCGTTAAATGTTTCAGAGATGAAGATCTTCGGGCCGACCGTCAGCCTGAATTTACTCAGATCGATGTGGAAATGAGCTTCGTGGATGAAGAAGATATCTACTCCTATCATGAAGCGCTTATGAAGAAACTGCTGAAAGATACTGTTAATAAGGATATCAGTACTCCTTTTCCCCGTATGAGCTACGAAGATGCTATGAATACCTATGGTTCTGATAAGCCGGATACTCGCTTCGGGCTGGAATTCGCTGACTTTTCAGAGATCGTTAAGGATGCGGAATTTAAGGTCTTTTCCGGAACGGTTGCCAATGGCGGCGGAGTGGTTGGCATTACAGTTCCCGGACAGGGTGAGATGGGCCGCGGAGCGATCGATCGCCTTACCGACCGTGTGAAGAAGGAGACCGGAGCTGGCGGGCTTATTTACATCAAGATGCAGGAAGACGGACCGCTTTGTAGTGTGGCAAAATTCCTGACTGAGGATATTGTTGACCGAATGGTGGAAAAAGCAGGGGCAGAGAAGGGAGATCTGGTACTGATCCTGGCCGGCCCTAAACCGGAGGTGCTTAAACAGCTGGGACAACTCCGGCTCATAATGGGTGAAGAGTATGAGCTAATCGATGAATCTGCGTTTAATTTTTTGTGGGTTACAGAATTCCCGCTGCTGGAATGGGATGAGGAAACCCACCGCTATCATGCGATGCATCATCCATTCACCTCACCGAAGGCTGAGGACATAGACAAACTGGACGAGGATCCCGGAAGCGTAAATGCACGGGCTTATGATCTTGTACTGAACGGTAATGAGATCGGCGGAGGATCTATTCGTATTCACGATCAGAAAACCCAATCACGAATGTTTGAACTCCTGGGAATAGGAGAGGCGGAAGCCAGAGAAAAGTTTGGTTTCCTCCTGGATGCATTTAAATTCGGTGCTCCTCCTCATGGCGGAATAGCTTTAGGACTGGATCGTATCGTGATGTTGCTTACCGGTGCAAACAGTCTTCGGGACGTGATCGCTTTCCCTAAAAATCAGAAAGCACAAAGCATGATGGATAACTCTCCGGATGTTGTGGATGAGAAGCAACTCGACGAATTACATATATCTATTAAAAGACAGATCAGGGAGCAGTTGAAGTGA
- a CDS encoding DUF429 domain-containing protein, giving the protein MRTAGLDGCQAGWILISFDEGEEKYEILRDKDAVKDAFGFFDRILIDMPIGLEDEEYTRECDKLLRKRLGGEYSSSVFSPPIRPALYAPTYAEANMISYEYNEKKLSLQSWNITPKIQMVDDLLINNEGFAEKILESHPELLFQIMNGGMIFQKKNLKKGIKHRLELLRDREKEAEDFFRDIKEEFRRNEVDEDDIVDAMVLAHYAKVSLEKGLKTIPEQVETDSEGLPKAIHYV; this is encoded by the coding sequence GTGAGAACAGCAGGATTAGATGGATGCCAGGCAGGATGGATCCTTATCAGTTTTGATGAGGGAGAAGAAAAGTATGAGATCCTGCGCGATAAAGATGCCGTGAAAGACGCATTCGGATTTTTCGATCGTATTTTAATTGATATGCCCATAGGGCTGGAAGATGAAGAGTATACACGGGAATGTGATAAACTGCTCCGGAAAAGACTGGGAGGGGAGTATTCATCCAGTGTATTCAGTCCTCCCATCCGGCCGGCACTCTATGCTCCTACCTATGCGGAAGCTAATATGATCAGTTACGAATACAATGAGAAAAAGCTTTCTCTGCAATCCTGGAATATCACGCCGAAGATCCAGATGGTCGATGACCTGCTGATCAATAATGAAGGTTTTGCCGAAAAGATCCTCGAATCACACCCGGAACTGCTCTTCCAGATCATGAACGGCGGAATGATCTTTCAGAAGAAGAATCTGAAAAAGGGGATCAAACACCGTCTGGAATTACTTAGGGACCGGGAAAAGGAAGCCGAAGATTTTTTCCGGGATATCAAGGAAGAATTTCGACGTAATGAGGTAGACGAAGATGACATCGTGGACGCTATGGTGCTGGCTCATTACGCAAAAGTTTCCTTAGAAAAAGGCCTGAAGACCATTCCGGAACAAGTAGAAACGGATTCCGAAGGATTACCTAAGGCGATCCACTACGTCTGA
- a CDS encoding superoxide dismutase, whose amino-acid sequence MAYSLPDLPYAYAALEPHIDARTMEIHHTKHHQGYTNKVNAALEGHDFADLEIEEVLSRIDEVPADKKTAVINNGGGYANHKLFWTILSPNGGGNPEGELAEAINSAFGSFDKFKEEFNTAAGTRFGSGWAWLSVDGNGNLKVHSTANQDSPLMDGLTPIMGIDVWEHAYYLHYQNRRPDYVNAFWNVINWDQVAKNYAEAK is encoded by the coding sequence ATGGCTTATTCATTACCTGATCTACCATATGCATATGCTGCTCTTGAACCGCATATTGATGCGCGAACTATGGAGATCCATCATACGAAGCATCATCAGGGATACACGAATAAAGTAAATGCAGCTCTTGAAGGACATGATTTTGCGGATCTTGAAATTGAAGAAGTCCTGAGCAGAATTGATGAAGTGCCGGCCGATAAAAAAACTGCTGTGATCAACAACGGTGGCGGCTATGCTAATCACAAATTGTTCTGGACCATTCTTTCACCAAACGGTGGCGGAAATCCGGAAGGTGAGCTGGCAGAAGCTATTAACAGCGCATTCGGCAGCTTCGATAAGTTTAAAGAAGAATTCAATACCGCAGCAGGCACCCGATTTGGTTCCGGCTGGGCATGGTTATCTGTTGACGGAAACGGCAATCTGAAAGTACACTCCACAGCAAATCAGGACAGTCCTTTGATGGATGGTCTGACCCCGATCATGGGAATTGATGTGTGGGAACATGCTTATTATCTGCATTACCAGAATCGCCGTCCGGACTATGTGAATGCATTCTGGAATGTGATTAACTGGGATCAGGTCGCTAAGAACTACGCAGAAGCGAAGTAA
- a CDS encoding LuxR C-terminal-related transcriptional regulator, which translates to MSIGIKTVVADGNEIFRYGIISILKEGGTFEICSDVDNGALVLTAYESIKPGLCILSMNMPEMEGLIIAKKIIEKDPEAQILLLANDHDHKTLNEFLDSGALGLLHKSAHHLELLDAAEKVSNGERFLGKQFSRMMTKEYLKLAKHKRRPQPAKKITKREREILELLMEGLTSSEIAEKLFISPRTVEKHRTNLLKKTGLKNTAALVRYAMENESLIF; encoded by the coding sequence ATGAGTATTGGAATAAAGACCGTTGTCGCGGATGGCAACGAAATATTCAGATACGGAATCATATCTATTTTAAAGGAAGGCGGCACCTTTGAGATCTGCAGTGATGTGGATAACGGGGCGCTGGTACTTACTGCTTATGAAAGCATAAAGCCCGGATTATGTATTTTATCAATGAATATGCCTGAGATGGAAGGCCTGATCATTGCCAAGAAGATCATTGAAAAAGATCCTGAGGCACAAATACTTCTTCTTGCCAATGACCATGACCACAAGACCCTGAATGAATTCCTGGATTCGGGTGCTCTGGGGCTGCTTCATAAATCTGCTCATCATCTGGAATTACTGGATGCAGCCGAAAAAGTATCGAATGGGGAACGGTTTTTAGGAAAGCAATTCTCCCGCATGATGACAAAAGAGTATCTGAAACTGGCCAAACATAAACGCCGTCCTCAGCCTGCCAAGAAGATCACAAAACGCGAACGGGAGATCCTTGAATTACTGATGGAAGGTCTTACCAGTTCCGAGATTGCAGAAAAATTATTTATCAGTCCCCGTACCGTTGAAAAGCACCGTACCAATTTACTCAAGAAAACGGGGTTAAAAAATACCGCAGCCCTGGTACGTTATGCAATGGAAAATGAGTCGCTAATTTTCTGA
- a CDS encoding mechanosensitive ion channel family protein, protein MSERKYIFTVLILVITSLIATGSYAQQSQPGDPLLSTPRRAVHTFLHWQQQGHKDPAKVIKTMQLSEGDREDKMDLARQLLKVLDSRGLIINYDVIPSTPDFTDTLSGIQQYILFQELPQIYLVRSRNNWVFSEPTIQSIPEIYSDTYSALVTNILDHLPEWSQNKWLGIRIWQYLAIFTWILIGFVLRKIFEFLVSNYLKKLAAKTRISWDDEVLNSIDKPSGFIFITLFFYLSYTNLQLSVTVNYYLSSALEIAVSVGFVWLFYNLADVFSNYLVTITSKTENVLDDQLIPLIRKSLRVFVVVMGVIAILQNNGYNVASLIAGLGIGGLAVALAARETLANFFGSITIFVDRPFRIGDWIKVGDVEGTVEEVGFRSTRVRTFYNSLVSVPNSNVANTDIDNLGLRKYRRLKTMLNLTYSTSPEQMEAFVEGIKAVIRANNHFRQDYYEVHFNNFGAHSLDVLVYVFFDVPDWNTELQQKHNFYLEILRLAKELGVEFAFPTQTLHVDSFFREQTRPVGEQRSEKDLASAIKEFGPEGSKAKPDGVRIFENGKEIDYSVGK, encoded by the coding sequence ATGTCTGAACGGAAATACATTTTTACGGTACTCATATTAGTCATCACCAGTTTAATAGCTACAGGGTCCTATGCTCAGCAGTCTCAGCCCGGCGACCCCTTGCTTTCAACTCCCCGGAGAGCGGTACATACCTTTCTTCACTGGCAGCAGCAAGGACACAAAGATCCTGCTAAAGTGATCAAGACCATGCAACTCTCAGAGGGCGACCGGGAAGATAAAATGGATCTGGCCCGACAACTGCTAAAGGTGCTTGATTCAAGAGGACTGATCATTAATTATGATGTGATTCCCTCTACTCCTGACTTCACGGATACCTTAAGCGGAATACAGCAGTACATTCTCTTTCAGGAACTGCCGCAGATCTACCTGGTACGAAGCAGAAACAACTGGGTCTTTTCAGAGCCGACCATTCAAAGTATTCCCGAGATCTATAGTGATACTTACTCTGCTTTAGTAACGAATATCCTGGATCATCTTCCTGAGTGGTCGCAGAATAAATGGCTGGGGATAAGGATCTGGCAGTACCTGGCGATCTTTACATGGATCCTGATCGGTTTTGTGTTGCGAAAGATCTTTGAATTTCTCGTCAGCAACTACCTGAAAAAACTGGCAGCCAAAACCCGGATCAGCTGGGATGATGAGGTCCTGAACAGCATAGACAAACCTTCTGGGTTTATATTCATCACCCTGTTCTTTTATTTGAGCTATACCAACTTACAGCTTTCCGTAACCGTTAATTATTATCTTTCATCCGCACTGGAGATCGCCGTTTCCGTCGGTTTTGTGTGGTTATTCTATAACCTTGCTGATGTATTCTCCAATTATCTGGTCACCATTACTTCAAAAACAGAGAATGTCCTTGACGACCAGCTGATACCACTGATAAGAAAGTCCCTGAGGGTATTTGTTGTAGTAATGGGGGTGATCGCAATCCTGCAGAACAATGGATACAATGTAGCCTCCCTGATCGCCGGACTCGGAATTGGTGGCCTGGCCGTAGCACTTGCAGCCCGTGAAACCCTGGCAAATTTCTTCGGTTCCATTACCATTTTCGTAGACAGACCTTTTAGGATCGGAGACTGGATCAAAGTCGGAGATGTGGAGGGAACCGTAGAGGAGGTAGGCTTTCGTTCAACCCGGGTCAGAACCTTTTATAATTCACTGGTCTCGGTTCCGAACTCTAATGTTGCGAATACCGATATAGATAATCTTGGATTAAGGAAATACCGTCGCCTGAAGACCATGCTGAACCTTACCTACTCCACCAGTCCTGAGCAGATGGAAGCATTTGTGGAGGGGATCAAAGCTGTCATCCGTGCCAATAACCATTTCCGGCAGGATTATTATGAGGTTCATTTCAATAATTTTGGGGCTCATTCTCTGGATGTACTGGTATATGTATTCTTTGATGTGCCTGACTGGAATACCGAGTTACAGCAGAAGCATAATTTTTATCTCGAGATCCTGAGACTTGCCAAAGAACTTGGAGTGGAATTTGCATTCCCGACTCAGACCCTTCATGTAGACAGCTTCTTCAGAGAACAGACCAGACCGGTCGGAGAGCAGCGTAGTGAAAAAGATCTGGCCTCTGCGATCAAAGAATTCGGTCCCGAAGGAAGCAAAGCAAAACCGGATGGAGTCCGCATTTTCGAAAACGGAAAAGAGATCGATTATTCAGTTGGAAAGTAG
- a CDS encoding slipin family protein: protein MESTEFLSPLTLWIITILIFIAILAPQMVKILREYERAVVFRLGKFLKVKGPGFILLIPFIDKIERVDLRVLTINVDKQEVITKDNVTVNVDAITFFRVVNAEDAVIQVERYIHATSMLAQTTLRSIVGQVELDELLANRDKVNKNIQEIIDRQTDPWGVKVVSVEVRDVVLPENMKRAMARQAETERDRRAKVINAEGEFQAAKKLVEAAKMIQTAPAALQLRFLQTMNEISEENATFAFIPLPMDFLEAFKRMNPNKEADQ from the coding sequence ATGGAATCAACCGAATTTTTATCTCCCCTGACGCTGTGGATCATAACCATCCTGATCTTCATCGCCATCCTGGCTCCACAGATGGTAAAGATCCTCAGAGAATATGAGAGAGCTGTCGTTTTCCGGCTCGGTAAGTTCCTGAAAGTGAAAGGACCGGGTTTTATACTCCTGATCCCGTTTATTGATAAGATCGAAAGAGTGGATCTCAGAGTACTTACCATTAATGTGGATAAGCAGGAAGTGATCACCAAAGACAATGTGACCGTAAATGTGGACGCTATCACTTTTTTCAGAGTGGTAAATGCCGAGGATGCGGTAATTCAGGTCGAAAGATATATACATGCCACCTCTATGCTGGCTCAGACCACACTCCGCAGTATAGTAGGACAGGTTGAACTGGATGAGCTTCTGGCCAACCGGGATAAAGTAAATAAGAATATTCAGGAGATCATCGACCGTCAGACCGATCCCTGGGGAGTAAAAGTGGTATCGGTTGAAGTCCGGGATGTAGTACTTCCGGAAAATATGAAGCGGGCGATGGCTCGTCAGGCAGAGACCGAAAGAGATCGCCGTGCGAAAGTGATCAATGCCGAAGGTGAATTTCAGGCCGCAAAAAAACTGGTTGAGGCTGCCAAGATGATACAGACCGCTCCGGCTGCGTTACAACTCAGATTCCTCCAGACCATGAATGAGATCAGCGAGGAAAATGCGACCTTTGCCTTCATCCCACTGCCTATGGATTTCCTGGAAGCATTCAAAAGAATGAATCCGAATAAAGAGGCCGATCAATAA
- the sthA gene encoding Si-specific NAD(P)(+) transhydrogenase, with protein MKYDYDVIIIGSGPAGFSCAMQSSKFDKKVLVVEATKENFGGTWINVGTVPSKALRETARIIRRFQHQFGDEDKKAYEEYQMQDLLMYKNEILKSKNTKVENDLAKNEIDTLKGFGKLKNDHEVEISLHDGSTKTVSGEYILISTGATPDRPSNFDIDGEKILGYSSILSMTHIPRRLVIIGSGVNALEYATTFSSLGSRVAILNEKNDFLNFLDHEILEQLNGILDREKIEVTSNVKNIEISENTLRNTMEVKYQINNDNEQDRYYVNETEHVLYLGGYRPNTTKIGLENTNVQTDEMGNIIVDKAYRTDAPNIYAAGDVIGFPGLASASFSEGRVASCSMFGVEIQEVPPEIPFAIYSIPEIANIGLTERDARNMGLDVTVGRAYYKNITQGDISKQQDGLLKIVFATDTFKILGVHIIGERASDLVHLGQAVMSLNGDIRYFINHVMNYPTYSEAYRVAAFNGINRVYKAGVKYKKILRGKKDPEQDQT; from the coding sequence ATGAAGTACGATTACGACGTAATTATTATAGGCAGCGGACCTGCGGGTTTTTCCTGCGCCATGCAAAGTTCGAAATTTGACAAAAAAGTACTGGTTGTGGAAGCAACCAAAGAAAATTTCGGTGGTACCTGGATCAATGTAGGCACCGTACCCTCAAAAGCCCTGAGAGAAACGGCACGGATCATTCGCCGGTTTCAGCATCAGTTCGGAGATGAGGATAAAAAGGCTTACGAAGAATATCAGATGCAGGATCTTCTGATGTATAAGAATGAGATCCTGAAGTCTAAAAATACCAAAGTTGAAAATGATCTTGCTAAAAACGAGATCGACACCCTAAAGGGATTCGGTAAACTTAAGAATGATCATGAAGTCGAGATCTCTCTGCATGATGGAAGCACGAAGACCGTCAGTGGTGAATACATTCTGATATCCACAGGGGCTACACCCGACCGGCCTTCAAATTTTGATATTGATGGTGAAAAGATACTTGGGTACAGCAGTATACTGAGTATGACCCATATCCCCCGCCGCCTCGTTATTATTGGCAGCGGAGTGAATGCACTGGAGTATGCCACTACCTTTTCAAGTCTGGGATCAAGGGTTGCCATACTCAATGAAAAAAATGACTTCCTGAATTTTCTGGATCACGAGATCCTGGAACAGCTGAACGGGATCCTCGATCGCGAGAAGATCGAGGTGACCTCAAATGTCAAGAATATTGAGATCTCCGAAAACACCCTTCGTAATACCATGGAGGTCAAATACCAGATCAATAATGATAATGAACAGGATCGTTATTATGTGAATGAGACCGAACATGTTCTGTATCTGGGAGGATACCGCCCAAATACCACAAAGATCGGACTGGAAAATACCAATGTTCAGACCGATGAAATGGGCAATATAATAGTGGACAAAGCATATCGTACGGATGCACCTAATATCTATGCAGCCGGGGATGTGATCGGATTTCCTGGACTGGCTTCGGCTTCATTCTCAGAAGGACGAGTAGCATCCTGCAGCATGTTCGGGGTTGAAATACAGGAAGTTCCTCCGGAGATCCCTTTTGCTATCTATTCTATTCCGGAGATCGCAAACATTGGACTCACAGAAAGAGATGCACGGAATATGGGGCTTGATGTTACCGTGGGACGCGCTTATTACAAGAATATCACCCAGGGCGATATATCCAAGCAGCAGGACGGTTTATTAAAGATCGTATTTGCAACCGACACCTTTAAGATACTGGGTGTGCATATTATCGGGGAAAGAGCCAGTGATCTGGTTCATCTGGGACAGGCAGTAATGTCACTGAACGGTGATATCCGGTATTTCATCAATCATGTGATGAATTACCCTACTTACAGTGAAGCCTACCGTGTAGCCGCATTTAACGGCATAAACCGGGTGTATAAGGCCGGAGTCAAATACAAGAAGATCCTGAGAGGCAAGAAAGATCCGGAACAGGATCAGACGTAG
- a CDS encoding BrxA/BrxB family bacilliredoxin → MQFGFGVGPDTSWMREELTQFGVEELKTPADVDRAMKEYKGTMLMVINSVCGCAAGNARPGLGIALNQSEAKPDHMVTVFAGQDKEATAHARDYFSEYPPSSPAFAYFVDGEIKAMIPRHRIEGRSRDEVAEDLKMVFEAFGKEEA, encoded by the coding sequence ATGCAATTTGGATTTGGAGTAGGACCCGACACAAGCTGGATGAGAGAAGAACTCACGCAGTTCGGAGTAGAAGAGCTAAAGACTCCCGCTGATGTAGACCGGGCTATGAAAGAATATAAAGGCACCATGCTGATGGTGATCAATTCGGTATGCGGTTGCGCTGCCGGTAATGCCCGACCGGGATTAGGCATCGCACTTAATCAAAGTGAGGCAAAACCGGATCATATGGTAACCGTATTTGCAGGTCAGGATAAAGAGGCCACCGCACATGCACGTGATTACTTCAGCGAATACCCGCCTTCTTCTCCTGCATTCGCTTATTTTGTAGACGGAGAGATCAAGGCAATGATCCCGCGGCACCGCATCGAGGGACGCAGCAGGGATGAGGTAGCCGAAGACTTAAAAATGGTTTTTGAGGCCTTTGGCAAAGAAGAAGCCTGA
- a CDS encoding nodulation protein NfeD — MRLLFPILIVSLLFTTKLTAQADNESSTIGVIRVEGTIGPNTFTYFDRALKESIDEGHDLFVMELDTPGGLLTSTQDIVKIMLNSSMPIVVFVSPEGANAGSAGTFITMAAHVAAMAPTTTIGAASPVSMGGAASPDTVMQKKLFNFTENFIQNIAEKRDRNADWAITAVRDGKALTAEEALEQNVVDLIAADREALIRELNGMEVAGQILNTEDAEVLFIEQSLAEKFFRIILRPEVILILTLISIYGIVGEITNPGTIVPGMAGLIALILLLYGVAALPLNIAGFLLIGLSVILFILEAFTTSFGILTAGGAISFFLGSMMVFQDLPESMQISWYWLVPATILTVVFFGLIATAGIKAQFSAHYTGMESWIGREALVTDKVGPDKGRVEIAGEYWNARSATEIEENHHCRIESVKGLTLYVEPITTETE, encoded by the coding sequence ATGAGATTGCTGTTTCCCATATTGATCGTCTCACTGCTCTTCACTACAAAACTGACGGCTCAGGCAGATAATGAATCCTCAACCATTGGGGTGATACGTGTGGAAGGAACCATTGGGCCGAATACCTTCACTTACTTTGACCGGGCTTTAAAGGAATCGATCGATGAAGGACATGACCTCTTTGTCATGGAGCTGGACACCCCGGGCGGTTTGCTTACTTCTACTCAGGATATCGTAAAGATCATGCTCAACAGCTCTATGCCGATCGTAGTATTTGTAAGTCCGGAAGGTGCCAATGCGGGTTCCGCAGGAACTTTCATCACCATGGCTGCACATGTAGCTGCTATGGCGCCCACTACTACCATCGGTGCTGCCTCTCCGGTAAGTATGGGCGGAGCCGCTTCCCCTGACACCGTTATGCAGAAGAAACTTTTCAATTTCACGGAGAATTTCATTCAGAATATAGCTGAAAAAAGAGACCGTAATGCGGACTGGGCGATCACAGCTGTCCGTGACGGTAAAGCGTTGACTGCTGAAGAAGCATTAGAACAAAATGTGGTCGACCTGATCGCTGCTGACAGGGAGGCTTTGATCCGGGAGCTGAATGGTATGGAGGTAGCCGGCCAAATTCTGAATACCGAAGACGCTGAAGTACTGTTCATAGAACAATCTCTTGCTGAAAAATTCTTCCGTATAATTCTAAGACCCGAAGTGATCCTGATTCTCACACTCATATCCATCTATGGTATAGTCGGAGAGATCACCAATCCTGGTACCATCGTACCCGGTATGGCAGGACTCATCGCTCTCATCCTTCTGTTATATGGTGTGGCTGCGCTGCCATTGAATATCGCCGGATTTCTGCTGATAGGTTTATCGGTCATTCTTTTCATTTTGGAAGCATTTACCACCTCCTTCGGTATACTGACAGCCGGGGGTGCGATCTCGTTTTTTCTAGGCTCCATGATGGTATTTCAGGACCTTCCGGAATCGATGCAGATCTCCTGGTACTGGCTGGTTCCGGCCACTATACTTACGGTCGTATTCTTTGGACTTATAGCCACAGCCGGAATAAAGGCCCAGTTTTCTGCTCATTATACCGGAATGGAATCCTGGATCGGGAGAGAAGCCTTAGTTACCGACAAAGTAGGCCCGGATAAAGGACGCGTCGAGATCGCTGGAGAATACTGGAATGCCCGAAGTGCAACAGAGATCGAGGAAAACCACCATTGCAGGATCGAATCCGTAAAGGGATTAACCCTTTATGTAGAACCAATTACAACCGAAACGGAATAG